The following are from one region of the Andrena cerasifolii isolate SP2316 chromosome 1, iyAndCera1_principal, whole genome shotgun sequence genome:
- the LOC143368150 gene encoding ribosomal L1 domain-containing protein 1, with protein MVTSHNIVKKRKESVKALRNLNGKNAKQKLRQTSEKLGAKMKRDANTHPQTVHIEDDLRGKLKKSQLGNRNVIKKGAKEISTINKSTVQFPKRSNRQSEKIFLAKSEKHVDSNHNLESEGGENTKRMSHNVSTKGLKRKRPNNDDVESSKNIASGENVVSKAVGRKSLKRRKRSRVVETTDTLNLNDLSREHILQCISVIFHLTEEQLKSKNALFEGESQPIFMQVTCIRVPKTSRRNMRVLLPHSVVSPDDEVALFVGDLRRGRRQDFTPTVEHYEDLLRKHNCARVKCVIPMIQVKTEYDQYELKRKLVGSYDHFLADGKISGHLSHLLGKEFYKKRKLPTSIRMHSKDLKHEIEYALRKTTMQLHSSGDTHIIQVGHTSMEGEEILENVLAACSHLSKHYPGGWANIRSVRIKTATSLALPIYTTLKMKNSVKVPVVPPKRPKAYHDVQGELSTFSGDTVVTVTPEGVITVDTKEVETDDESGSVN; from the exons ATGGTAACTTCCCACAATATCGTTAAAAAACGCAAGGAATCCGTGAAGGCATTGCGAAATTTAAATGGGAAGAAcgcaaaacaaaaattgcgtcaaaCCTCCGAAAAATTGGGTGCAAAAATGAAACGAGATGCGAACACACATCCTCAAACGGTGCACATTGAAGACGACTTGAGAGGTAAACTTAAAAAGTCCCAGTTAGGCAACAGAAACGTAATAAAAAAAGGCGCGAAAGAAATAAGCACAATTAATAAATCGACAGTTCAGTTTCCAAAGAGAAGTAATCGCCAGTCTGAGAAAATATTTCTCGCGAAATCTGAGAAGCACGTGGATAGTAATCACAATTTGGAATCTGAAGGTGGAGAAAATACTAAGAGAATGAGCCATAACGTGTCAACGAAAGGATTAAAAAGGAAACGTCCTAATAACGACGACGTGGAAAGTAGTAAGAACATCGCTTCCggtgaaaatgtagtttctaaAGCTGTTGGTCGAAAGTCATTGAAACGGCGGAAACGGAGTAGGGTAGTAGAAACTACAGATACCTTGAACTTGAACGATTTATCAAGAGAACACATACTACAGTGCATTagtgttatttttcatttaaccgaGGAgcaactgaaaagtaaaaatgcTTTATTCGAGGGGGAGAGTCAACCAATATTTATGCAGGTAACATGCATAAGAGTACCGAAAACATCGAGGAGAAATATGAGAGT ATTATTGCCACATTCGGTAGTCTCACCAGATGACGAAGTTGCGCTTTTCGTTGGCGATTTACGAAGAGGCAGGAGACAGGATTTCACGCCAACTGTGGAGCATTATGAAGATTTGCTGCGCAAACACAACTGCGCAAGGGTGAAATGTGTAATACCAATGATTCAGGTGAAGACTGAGTACGATCAATATGAATTGAAGAGGAAGCTTGTGGGGAGCTACGATCATTTCCTCGCAGACGGAAAAATATCTGGTCATCTCTCTCATTTACTGGGGAAAGAGTTctataagaaaagaaaattgccgACTTCGATTAGAATGCACAGTAAAGATTTAAAGCACGAGATAGAATATGCTTTGAGAAAGACCACCATGCAATTGCATTCCTCTGGCGACACTCATATAATTCAAGTTGGACATACATCCATGGAGGgagaagaaatattggaaaatgtgTTGGCAGCGTGCAGCCACTTATCTAAACATTATCCAGGTGGATGGGCTAATATTCGCTCCGTTCGTATTAAAACGGCCACCAGTCTTGCTCTTCCAATTTATACGACACTGA AGATGAAAAATTCAGTTAAAGTGCCGGTGGTACCGCCTAAGAGACCAAAAGCGTATCACGATGTGCAGGGTGAATTAAGTACTTTCTCCGGTGATACTGTTGTAACTGTCACCCCCGAGGGAGTTATTACTGTCGATACGAAAGAAGTGGAAACGGACGACGAATCTGGTTCAGTGAATTAA
- the LOC143368156 gene encoding ankyrin repeat domain-containing protein 40 isoform X1 has translation MEKNVKLVDFFSTSESMNSKKLLEERLQRAVYSGDIDAVQELLNLGVDVNARPRHNNGLRGWSPLHWACKKGYLDVAALLLKNGADKNLRSETGETPASLCTNLQILQLLECSMDPQQILNDSTAHSVMPKYLINDPMHGNVDSGIPRVRSSGLYKDELVLKIREADTPDPDFIEIELPQSDLTYQTLIRICGQELNIDPNEIIKLRKLPNTRLRKDKDIQRLQNFQEIEVITNAVSPYKYMQNTNGVPSNVSALPANGYQSISKKDQTILY, from the exons ATGGAAAAAAATGTGAAACTTGTAGACTTCTTTTCGACTTCCGAAAGTATGAATAGTAAAAAACTATTAGAAGAGCGCCTGCAAAGAGCAGTCTATTCTGGTGACATAGATGCGGTTCAAGAATTGCTTAACTTAGGCGTCGACGTTAATGCACGGCCACGGCACAATAACGGGCTACGGGGATG GTCTCCTCTGCATTGGGCATGCAAGAAGGGTTATTTAGACGTAGCTGCATTGCTCTTAAAGAATGGCGCGGACAAGAATTTAAGATCCGAGACCGGAGAAACTCCAGCCTCTCTGTGTACCAATCTGCAAATTCTGCAGCTTCTGGAGTGCTCCATGGATCCTCAGCAGATTTTAAACGATTCAACGGCGCACAGTGTAATGCCTAAGTACCTGATAAATGATCCTATGCATGGAAACGTAGATTCAGGAATTCCTAGAGTAAGAAGCAGTGGTTTATATAAAGATG AATTGGTGTTAAAGATTCGTGAGGCGGACACTCCTGACCCAGACTTCATAGAAATTGAATTGCCTCAAAGCGATTTAACGTACCAGACCCTAATTCGAATATGTGGCCAAGAATTAAATATCGATCCCAATGAAATCATAAAATTAAGGAAACTGCCCAACACTAGATTAAGGAAAGACAAAGATATTCAACGACTTCAGAATTTCCAAGAAATCGAAGTTATCACAAATGCTGTTAGCCCGTACAAGTACATGCAAAATACGAACGGTGTTCCGAGCAACGTTTCAGCGTTGCCAGCGAACGGTTACCAAAGTATTTCTAAGAAAGACCAGActattttgtattaa
- the LOC143368156 gene encoding uncharacterized protein LOC143368156 isoform X2, which translates to MNNPVIAVSMLRSPLHWACKKGYLDVAALLLKNGADKNLRSETGETPASLCTNLQILQLLECSMDPQQILNDSTAHSVMPKYLINDPMHGNVDSGIPRVRSSGLYKDELVLKIREADTPDPDFIEIELPQSDLTYQTLIRICGQELNIDPNEIIKLRKLPNTRLRKDKDIQRLQNFQEIEVITNAVSPYKYMQNTNGVPSNVSALPANGYQSISKKDQTILY; encoded by the exons ATG AATAATCCTGTAATTGCTGTTTCCATGTTGAGGTCTCCTCTGCATTGGGCATGCAAGAAGGGTTATTTAGACGTAGCTGCATTGCTCTTAAAGAATGGCGCGGACAAGAATTTAAGATCCGAGACCGGAGAAACTCCAGCCTCTCTGTGTACCAATCTGCAAATTCTGCAGCTTCTGGAGTGCTCCATGGATCCTCAGCAGATTTTAAACGATTCAACGGCGCACAGTGTAATGCCTAAGTACCTGATAAATGATCCTATGCATGGAAACGTAGATTCAGGAATTCCTAGAGTAAGAAGCAGTGGTTTATATAAAGATG AATTGGTGTTAAAGATTCGTGAGGCGGACACTCCTGACCCAGACTTCATAGAAATTGAATTGCCTCAAAGCGATTTAACGTACCAGACCCTAATTCGAATATGTGGCCAAGAATTAAATATCGATCCCAATGAAATCATAAAATTAAGGAAACTGCCCAACACTAGATTAAGGAAAGACAAAGATATTCAACGACTTCAGAATTTCCAAGAAATCGAAGTTATCACAAATGCTGTTAGCCCGTACAAGTACATGCAAAATACGAACGGTGTTCCGAGCAACGTTTCAGCGTTGCCAGCGAACGGTTACCAAAGTATTTCTAAGAAAGACCAGActattttgtattaa